Within the Benincasa hispida cultivar B227 unplaced genomic scaffold, ASM972705v1 Contig50_2, whole genome shotgun sequence genome, the region GTCGTCCAGCGCCGCCCAGCTCCTACCGTCGTCATGGTTGCTGTCACATCTGTTTTGGGTAAGATTCTTAGTTTTAGGTGTTTTCCTAGAAGTTTGGGTGTGGTTcattttggaataattttggttaaaatcCGTTATGTTTGGACTTTCAGTAGCGAGATTCAGAGGATTTTGAGGACGTTGCTCATCGAGAAGGAGACtgatttttcttcaggaattgttAAGTTTGGGTGAGTAGTTGGGCTGTTTGTCTTTTGGGTTAAGGGtacctataaaaaaaaataagttactAATTTGGGACTAAAATCATGTTCAGATTGGCGTTTTGGTATGAGTTCTAAAATCTGCTAAGAGGAAattttggagtcgaaatcttgcGAGTTTCGTTTGGGTAAGTTTGGTGACCGTctgattaaatttgtatgttgGGTCTTGATTCCAAAGACtgaaatttagtattatgtCTGTATTAGGGGCCTTAATTCAAGGTTTATTTTGTTGGAGAGCATTAGCTTGGATTAATATCTGAACTTgacttcgaggtaagtaatcttactactggaactaccCACGGGTCAGTCATTAGATGtttgctagcatgataaatgtatgttatggcagaatgttagcatgatagactgatagtataatatgatcaaagtatgttctggtacgagatctgaattatttatttacgcacatagacacttgaatgctagtatgagatggtatgtgcttccgtATGGTTTtgtttgatctgatgatgttgaggtatacatgtatattGTAAAACCatggtgttgatgttgagactgtgcaaatgtccttactgattagtgaGATGCCCATTagagtttgtgtttccttcgggattcaccagtttgtgtctccttcaggattcaccagaggtagtgggcatacttaactacagtaggataggactcaatctccttcttgtttcatgtgcatatgcgtcccatgaggactagagcagtttatatgtttcaccagaggtgggtatctagaggacatagatgcccagcctgaccccagtagtggggttacttactgagtattttatactcattctttctcatgttgttgttttaggtaagggtagagatgcaccggcgatggacaagcggaattcgtgatcgagccactgggactagtttttacgcttccgcatcatgagatttaaagttttttcatgtttctcttaacttttagttttgatgtttaaaacttacttttaagaatttttttttcagacttatttattgtcctttatgatttatgggtaccctactattgttttagtatttgaatttaatgaaagtcttttgaacttaccttatttaattagcatttatttcgccataactgAGTGtcattttgagttccatgcatgcatgtagttagtaacagcctaacttaagtccttgGGGGTTGGGTttttacagttggtatcagagcctatgttttgggttctgtagactaGCTTACTACGTAAGTCTAGATAGTCCCTGTGGCCCAGTAACGGATCCCTCGTTATCGCCAGGTACGTTTTACTAATGAAAGTTTCAATGCATACATGAGAATAGTGATgtagtgttttaaatgcatgatGTCTGAGAAAGACCCAAAAATAACTAGTTAACGTATGAATTTATGACAGGACATGGCACCTAAACCTAGAACAAGAAAGATAATTAAAGAAGAAATGCAAGCAGAGNNNNNNNNNNNNNNNNNNNNNNNNNNNNNNNNNNNNNNNNNNNNNNNNNNNNNNNNNNNNNNNNNNNNNNNNNNNNNNNNNNNNNNNNNNNNNNNNNNNNNNNNNNNNNNNNNNNNNNNNNNNNNNNNNNNNNNNNNNNNNNNNNNNNNNNNNNNNNNNNNNNNNNNNNNNNNNNNNNNNNNNNNNNNNNNNNNNNNNNNNNNNNNNNNNNNNNNNNNNNNNNNNNNNNNNNNNNNNNNNNNNNNNNNNNNNNNNNNNNNNNNNNNNNNNNNNNNNNNNNNNNNNNNNNNNNNNNNNNNNNNNNNNNNNNNNNNNNNNNNNNNNNNNNNNNNNNNNNNNNNNNNNNNNNNNNNNNNNNNNNNNNNNNNNNNNNNNNNNNNNNNNNNNNNNNNNNNNNNNNNNNNNNNNNNNNNNNNNNNNNNNNNNNNNNNNNNNNNNNNNNNNNNNNNNNNNNNNNNNNNNNNNNNNNNNNNNNNNNNNNNNNNNNNNNNNNNNNNNNNNNNNNNNNNNNNNNNNNNNNNNNNNNNNNNNNNNNNNNNNNNNNNNNNNNNNNNNNNNNNNNNNNNNNNNNNNNNNNNNNNNNNNNNNNNNNNNNNNNNNNNNNNNNNNNNNNNNNNNNNNNNNNNNNNNNNNNNNNNNNNNNNNNNNNNNNNNNNNNNNNNNNNNNNNNNNNNNNNNNNNNNNNNNNNNNNNNNNNNNNNNNNNNNNNNNNNNNNNNNNNNNNNNNNNNNNNNNNNNNNNNNNNNNNNNNNNNNNNNNNNNNNNNNNNNNNNNNNNNNNNNNNNNNNNNNNNNNNNNNNNNNNNNNNNNNNNNNNNNNNNNNNNNNNNNNNNNNNNNNNNNNNNNNNNNNNNNNNNNNNNNNNNNNNNNNNNNNNNNNNNNNNNNNNNNNNNNNNNNNNNNNNNNNNNNNNNNNNNNNNNNNNNNNNNNNNNNNNNNNNNNNNNNNNNNNNNNNNNNNNNNNNNNNNNNNNNNNNNNNNNNNNNNNNNNNNNNNNNNNNNNNNNNNNNNNNNNNNNNNNNNNNNNNNNNNNNNNNNNNNNNNNNNNNNNNNNNNNNNNNNNNNNNNNNNNNNNNNNNNNNNNNNNNNNNNNNNNNNNNNNNNNNNNNNNNNNNNNNNNNNNNNNNNNNNNNNNNNNNNNNNNNNNNNNNNNNNNNNNNNNNNNNNNNNNNNNNNNNNNNNNNNNNNNNNNNNNNNNNNNNNNNNNNNNNNNNNNNNNNNNNNNNNNNNNNNNNNNNNNNNNNNNNNNNNNNNNNNNNNNNNNNNNNNNNNNNNNNNNNNNNNNNNNNNNNNNNNNNNNNNNNNNNNNNNNNNNNNNNNNNNNNNNNNNNNNNNNNNNNNNNNNNNNNNNNNNNNNNNNNNNNNNNNNNNNNNNNNNNNNNNNNNNNNNNNNNNNNNNNNNNNNNNNNNNNNNNNNNNNNNNNNNNNNNNNNNNNNNNNNNNNNNNNNNNNNNNNNNNNNNNNNNNNNNNNNNNNNNNNNNNNNNNNNNNNNNNNNNNNNNNNNNNNNNNNNNNNNNNNNNNNNNNNNNNNNNNNNNNNNNNNNNNNNNNNNNNNNNNNNNNNNNNNNNNNNNNNNNNNNNNNNNNNNNNNNNNNNNNNNNNNNNNNNNNNNNNNNNNNNNNNNNNNNNNNNNNNNNNNNNNNNNNNNNNNNNNNNNNNNNNNNNNNNNNNNNNNNNNNNNNNNNNNNNNNNNNNNNNNNNNNNNNNNNNNNNNNNNNNNNNNNNNNNNNNNNNNNNNNNNNNNNNNNNNNNNNNNNNNNNNNNNNNNNNNNNNNNNNNNNNNNNNNNNNNNNNNNNNNNNNNNNNNNNNNNNNNNNNNNNNNNNNNNNNNNNNNNNNNNNNNNNNNNNNNNNNNNNNNNNNNNNNNNNNNNNNNNNNNNNNNNNNNNNNNNNNNNNNNNNNNNNNNNNNNNNNNNNNNNNNNNNNNNNNNNNNNNNNNNNNNNNNNNNNNNNNNNNNNNNNNNNNNNNNNNNNNNNNNNNNNNNNNNNNNNNNNNNNNNNNNNNNNNNNNNNNNNNNNNNNNNNNNNNNNNNNNNNNNNNNNNNNNNNNNNNNNNNNNNNNNNNNNNNNNNNNNNNNNNNNNNNNNNNNNNNNNNNNNNNNNNNNNNNNNNNNNNNNTGGTTGGACACGCCTAGGGCGTATGAAACCCTTGTCCAACAACTCCTGCAATGAACCTTCAGTTCCTTCAATTCTGCCCGAGGCCATCCTGTATGGAGCCTTAGAAATAGGGTTGTGCTTGGCTCCAAtcaatagcaaaatctatctcccGACTACGGGGGAAATTCGGAAGATCCTCTAGAAAAACGTTCTGAAAACTCCATCACTACTGCTTCAAAGTCAAAGTGAGCTTCAGTCTCTTTAGTGTCCACACACTGGCATTAAAGCCCCAAGCTCCTTGGTCAATAGTCTACCAGCTCAAGTGTTGAAAATCACTTTGGTAGGACTATTGTCCCAAACCCCTAACTTAGAACTGGCTCCTGTGGAGGTTAAAAGATTACTCCTTACGGGAGCAATCTATGTGCTTGATTAGCAGCTAAACCAATCATGCCaaatatcacatcaaaatcgCGCATATCTAAATTATTAAGGTTACATCTAATGTGGGATTGGCTACCTTCTACCTGACATGCTTTATCTTTttgtagctaacatgatctctccTGATGGAGTGGAAATGGACAATGCAAAGGCAAAGGTTCTGAGTCTAAACAAGACATGTCTTACAAATAAAGTAGATATAAACGAATGTGAAGAGCCAGAGTCAAAATAAAAGTAAAGCATGGTGTCCCCAACGATCCATCAAAGGGGCGAGGGTCATACTTCCAGAAATCCCTCATATGTTTAGCCTCAGAGACAGGCCTGCATGTCTCTATACCTGCCGGTCGGTCTGATTCATAACGGCTCGGGTGGCACCGGTCCTCTAAGCTAGGTCTGGGCCAGTCTGTCTGCCATAGTGCTACAAAGTCAGTTCCTACAGCTTTCTCATTAAGAGAGGATGCAACAGCTTCACTAATTCTAGCTTCATCGCTTTTCATCAATTTGGGTCATAGACGTGATTTGGAGCTGCCGGAACATATCTGGCTACTCTCAGTCTTCTCTGCTTGCatttcttctttaaattatCTTTTCTTATGTTCTAAGTTTAGGTGCTTTGAGCTATGGCATTATTGTTATACCTTTCGCTTAgaatatgttttagtttgtaaaTTCTAATTGCATTACTTCTAGGGAATTTTTGTTTTGACCGTTTGTATGTATGATTGTAGTACTTGTGGATgaagagaaaaacaacaaaGACAGACCCAATAGTAAAAGCAAATATTCaagtacaaaaagaaaaaaataaatacaccACATTCTCTAAGGCAAAAAGGAATGTCCCCAAGGAGAACGAGCTCTCTTCCTTACGTCTACTATAGACGGAAGCTTCCAGGCCACTTTGAAAAAGAAGTCACAAATTCAGAACTCGCAACATCTAGATCAATCACCATTAGGAAGGACACAAAGTGGCGCAATACTGGAACATGCAAATTACGCTCGGTGCTAAATAATGGTAGTAGTCATTACAAGTAACCTCTCGGTCTAATAGGTTACATTTAAGCAGGCTTTGTCTGAAGCTATAATCGTAATAATCCAGATAAGTTATGTTATCCCAATGCAAAATCTTATGAGAATACTCCCACATCAAAAAAGACATGTCCTCAATGAACCTAATCTAACTAGGAGCATTcaaaaaaacagtaaaatatTATGGGATGCACctgttttgtttgtgaaaaagaaggatggattGTTACGTCTGTGCATTGATTACAGAGAGCTGAACAAGGTGACCGTCAAGAACAAGTATCCCCTTCCCAggattgatgatttgtttgactAGTTGCAGAGAGCTACAATATTCTTTAAGATTGATCTCCGGTCAGGATACCACCAGCTGAGAATAAAGAacagtgacatacccaagacaacttttcgttcgaggtatggacgttatgagttcatagtgatgtcGTTCGGTCTAACGAATGCACCAACAGTGTTCATAGATTGATGAATAGAgtgttcaaggaattcctcgacacctttgtgattgtttttattgatgacatctTGATTTATTCCAAGACAGAGGCCGAGCATGAGAAGCATTTGCGAAAATTTTTGGAGACGTTGAGGGCCAATAAGCTgtatgctaagttttctaaatgtgaatTTTGGTTGAAGCAGGTGTCCTTCCTAGGGCATGTAGTATCGAAGGAAGGTGTCTCTGTGGATCCTGCAAAGGTTGAGGCAGTTACGAGTTGGGCTCGTCCAACCACAGTCAGTGAAGTACGCAGTTTCTTGGGGTTAGTAGGTTACTATAGATGATTTGCAAAGGATTTCTCTCGCATAGCCGCTTCATTGACTCAGTTGACCCAAAAAAGAGCAGCATTTGTTTTGAATGAGGCTTGTGAGAATAGTTTCTAGGACCTCAAGTAGAGGCTGGTTTCAGCCCAGTTTTTATAGTACCAAATGGATCAGGTGGTTTTGTCATTTACAGTGATGCGTCCAAGAAGGGTTAGGATGCGTATTGATGCAGCAGGGCAGAGTGGGGCTTTATGGAAAATTTGTGGATACTAGAGAGACTCAAGTCACCTTGACTTCGAAGCCAATAGTGAAGGATTTTCCAGACGTTTTTCCAGAAGATCTTCCCGGACTGCCCCCACAGTAggagatagattttgctattgaGTTGGAGCCAGACACAACCTCTATTTCGAAGGCTCCATACAGGATGGCCCCGGCAGAgactgtaatgacccgaccccctCGGACTTAAGTTagaccgttactaaatacatgcattcATGGAGTTCAAAACGACACTCTGTTATGgcaaaataaatgctaattaaataaggtaagttcaaaagtctttcattaaattcaaatactaaaacaatagtagggtacccataaatcataaaggacaataaataagtctgaaaaataattcttaaaagtaagttttaaacatcaaaactaaaagttaagagaaatatgaaaagaactttaaatttcatgatgtggaagcgtaaaaactagtcccagtggctcgatcacgaattccgcttgtccattgccggtgcatctctaatcttacctaaaacaacaacatgaaaaagaatgagtataaaatactcaataagtaacctCATTACTaaggtcaggctgggcatctatgtcctctagatacccacctctagtgaaacatataaactactctagtcctcatgggacgcatatgcacatgaaacaagaagaagactgagtcctatcctactatagttaagtatgcccactacctctggtgaatctcgaaggagatacaaactggtgaatcccaaagaaaacacaaactggtgaatctcgaaggagacacaaactggtgaatcccgaaggaatcacaatctggtgaatcccgaaggagacacaaactagtgaatcccgaagaaaacacaaactagtgaatcccgaaggagacataaactggtgaatcccgaaggaaacacaaactggtgaatcccgaaggaaacataaattggtgaatcctgaaggaaacaaaaacctAATGgccatctaactaatcagtaaggacatttgcacagtctcaacatcataatcatcactgtatgaatctatgacatacatataaacctcaacatcatggttttacaatatacatgtatacctcaacatcatcagatcaaatacaaccatacggaagcacataccatctcatactagcatttaAGTGTCTATGTgcgtaaataaataattcagatcttGTACCAGAACATAAtttgatcatattatactatcagtctatcatgctaacattctgccataacatacatttatcatgctagcaaaCATCTAATGCCTGActcgtgggcagttccagtagtaagattacttacctcgaagtcAAGCTCAAATACTAATCCAAGCTAATGCTCTCTAACAAAATAAACCTTGATTTAAGTCCCCTAAACGAAACTCACAagatttcgactccaaaatttctttttagcAGATTTTAGAACTCATACCAAAACGCCAATCTGAACATGATTTTAGTCCCAAATTAGTAACTTAATGTTTTTGATAGGTACCCTTAACTCAAAAGACAAACAGCGCAACTACTCACCCAAACTTAACACTTCCTGACGAAAAATCAGTCTCCTTCTCGATGAGCAACGTTCTCAAAATTCTCTGAATCTCGCTTCTGAAAGTCCAAACATAACGgattttaaccaaaattattccaaaatgAACCACACCCAAACTTCTAGGAAAACACCTAAAACTAAGAATCTTACCCAAAAGAGATGTGACAGGAACCACGACGACGGTAGGAGTTGGGCGGCGCTGGATGAAGAAGCGACGTCAGATAAAGAAGCGGCGCCGGACGACAGGACTGAGAAGGGAGAGATCGCACGGTTTGGGTCGCCGATGCTCGCGGACAGCACCGTTAGGTGAGGGTTGTCGAGAGAGTGGGAGAGATGTAAGCGGTGGAGGTGATCGGCGAGCGGCTGGAATTCGTGGCTGGCGGTGGATGTTCAGCGTCCGATCTAGGCAGCGGCTAAGGAGGCAGTTACGAGTTGGGCTCGTCCAACCACAGTTAGTAAGATACACAGTTTCTTGGGTTAGCAAGCTACTATAGATGATTTGTAAAAGACTTCTCTCGCATAGCTGGCCCATTGACTTAGTTGACCCAGAAGGGAACAACATTTGTTTGGAAtgagacttgtgaaaacagtttCCAGGACCTTAAGCAAAGTTTGGTTTCAGCCCTAGTTCTTACAGTACCGGATAGATCAGGTGGTTTTGTCATTATAGTGATGCATCTAAGAAGGGGTTAGGCCTATTGATGCAGCAGGGCAGAGTAGTTGCTTACGCTTCATGTCAGCTAAAGAAGCAGGAACAGAATTATCCCATGCATGACTTAGAGTTAGCAGAGTGGTTTTTGCTCTCAAGATCTGaagacattacttatatggagagaagataTAGATCTTCACCGACCACAAGAGtttgaagtactttttcactcagaaagagttaaacatgaggcaaAGAAGGTGGTTAGACTGGTGAAGTATTATAACTGTGAAATTTTGTACCACCCAGGAAAAGCAAATGTAGTGGTAGATGCTTTAAGAAGAAAGGTGGCCCATTCAGCAGCCCTCATTACCATACAGACTCACTTATGCAGGGAACTAGAGAGGGCAGAGATTGCAGTGGCTGTGGGAAAGGTCACGACATAGTTAGCATAGTTGTCAGTATGATCGAGTCTAAGGCAGAAGATTATTGATGCGCAGCGAGACGACCCTTATCTGGAAGAGAGAGTTTGTAAGGTGGAGTCAGGCTAGGATGGCGAATTCTCAGTTTCAGTGGAAAGTGGCCTCCTTTATCAAGGGCATTTGTGCGTGCCAGCAGTTAGTGATATTAAAGATGAGTTGTTGTTAGAGGCTCATAGTTCCTTATTTTTATTCACCCTggcagcaccaagatgtatcgGGACCTGAAACGTTACTACTGGTGgaaatgatatgaaaagagaggTCGCAGAGTTCGTTAGTAAGTGCATGTGTGCCAGCAGGTAAAAGCCCCGAGGTAGAAACCAGCAGGCTTATTACAGCCATTAAGtgtaccagaatggaagtggagcatgtgtctatggacttcatcgtGGGGTTGCCTCGGATAGTCAAAGGTTTCACTGTGATATGGGTTGTGGTAGACAGACTTACGAAGTTAGCACATTTCATACCTGGAAAGTCCACCTTTTCAATGAATAAGTGGGCACAGATATACATGAAGAAGGTGGTGAGATTGCATGGAGTGCCGTGTCCATCGTGTCGGATAGAGACCTCGTTTCACGTCTAACTTCTGGAAAAGTCTCCAGGCAGCTTTGGGACCCGGTTAGACTTTTAGTTAGCTTTCCCACTCAGACTGATGGGCAGACAGAGAGATTGAATCAGATATTGGAAGACATGTTGCGTGCCTGTACCATAGAGTTTTCAGGAAGCTGGGATGCTCACTTGCACTTAATGGAGTTGCTTATAATAACAACTACCAGTCCACTATTGGGATGTCACCctttgaggccctatatgggaagagttgcagATCCCTGTGTGTTGGATGAGGTAGGAGACAGGAAATTGTTAGGACCTGAATTGGTGCAgaccacgaatgaggcaatacagaagatcagggctcgtatgcaaacagctcagagcagacagaagagctatgccgatgtaagacgtaaggacctggaatttgagactggtgtgaaagtgttcttaaaagtggcacccatgaaaggtATTCTGAGGTTTGGCAAGAAGGGGAAGTTAAGTTCGAGATTCATTGGATCTTTCGAGGTTCTGGAACGAGTTGGCCCCGTAGCTTACCGTTTGGCATTGCCTCCAGCACTGTCtttagttcataatgtctttcatgtttcgatgctaaggaagtatgtgaTAGACCcatcccatgtagttgactacgagcccttacagttgaatgacaacttgagctacgaggagaagccTATAGAGATCCTCGCCAGAAAGGTAAAAACATTGTGCCACCGAGAAAATTGCTTTTATGAAAGTCctgtggcagaatcaccagttcaaggaggctacctgggagcgagaggatgaAATGAAGGCCCAGTACCGGAAgcattttcaagaatgaactttcgaggacgaaagttctttgaggagggaagaatgtaacacccccggagtttttttttcaagaatgaactttcgaggacaaaaGTTCTTTggggagggaagaatgtaacacccacacatttttttttaataataatgtaatttcaataactttattatttggaatttcagtaattgttattagttagagggaatttttggaattttggactttaaatgtaagtgcgggaatttaattgttggcgtgaaattattcaaattggaaattaattgtaggaattaattttcttttgaaatgaaaaggaatttaatagtataaaacggaaacgaattaaatgtaattatatttatttcctttttgttttattattattattattgttttttttttataaaaagtaaaaCCCCACCCCCTTTTCTTTCTCACGTTCGTGCGCAACACCCCCtcaatttcttctttctctagCCAGACNNNNNNNNNNNNNNNNNNNNNNNNNGGGGCCCGGAAGCAAAGGTTTCACTGTGAGAGGTTGTGGTAGACAGACTTACGAAGTTAGCACATTTCATACCTGGAAAGTCCACCTTTTCAATGAATAAGTGGGCACAGATATACATGAAGAAAGGTGGTGAGATTGCATGGAGTGCCGTGTCCATCGTGTCGGATAGAGACCCTCGTTTCACGTCTAACTTCTGGAAAAGTCTCCAGGCAGCTTTGGGACCCGGTTAGACTTTAGTTTAGCTTTCCACCCTCAGACTGATGGGCAGACAGAGAGATTGAATCAGATATTGGAAGACATGTTGCGTGCCTGTACCATAGAGTTTTCAGGAAGCTGGGATGCTCACTTGCACTTAATGGAGTTGCTTATAATAACAACTACCAGTCCACTATTGGGATGTCACCctttgaggccctatatgggaagagttgcagatcccctgtgtgttgggatgaggtaggagaCAGGAAATGTTAGGACCTGAATTGGTGCAgaccacgaatgaggcaatacagaagacagggctcgtatgcaaacagctcagagcagacagaagagctatgccgatgtaagacgtaaggacctggaatttgagactggtgtgaaagtgttcttaaaagtggcacCCATGAAAGTATTCTGAGTTTGGCAAGAAGGGGAAGTTAAGTTCGAGATTCATTGGATCTTTCGAGGTTCTGGAACGAGTTGGCCCCGTAGCTTACCGTTTGGCATTGCCTCCAGCACTGTCtttagttcataatgtctttcatgtttcgatgctaaggaagtatgtTGTATAGACcatcccatgtagttgactacgagcccttacagttgaatgacaacttgagctacgaggagaagccTATAGAGATCCTCGCCAGAAAGGTAAAAACATTGTGCCACCGAGAAATTGCTTTTATGAAAGTCctgtggcagaatcaccagttcaaggaggctacctgggagcgagaggatgaAATGAAGGCCCAGTACCGGAAgcattttcaagaatgaactttcgaggacgaaagttctttgaggagggaagaatgtaacacccccggagtttttttttcaagaatgaactttcgaggacaaaaGTTCTTggggagggaagaatgtaacacccacacatttttttttaataatatgtaatttcaataactttattatttggaatttcagtaattgttattagttagagggaatttttggaattttggactttaaatgtaagtgcgggaatttaattgttggcgtgaaattattcaaattggaaattaattgtaggaattaattttcttttgaaatgaaaaggaatttaatagtataaaacggaaacgaattaaatgtaatatatttatttccttttttgtttattattattattattgttttcttttttataaaaagtaaaaCCCCACCCCCCTTTTCTTTCTCACGTTCGTGCGCAACACCCCCCtcaatttcttctttctctagCGAGACCTTAGCCGCTGCCTAGATCGGACGCTGAACATCCACCGCCAGCCACGAATTCCAGCCGCTCGCCGATCACCTCCACCGCTTACATCTCTCCCACTCTCTCGACAACCCTCACCTAACGGTGCTGTCCGCGAGCATCGGCGACCCAAACCGTGCGATCTTCCCTTCTCAGTCCTGTCGTCCGGCGCCGCTTCTTTATCTGACGTCGCTTCTTCATCCAGCGTCGCCCGAACCCATTTGAAGGAGACTACGAGACTGCCACCAGCAACACAatcgataaagaagagatggttgAGCAGCTGGGAGTGACCACCACATGTAAATAACGTATGGGAAATTAAAACTTTTGTTGCAATGACGCAAATAGGCCCATACGACTCATCGTCTGTCATCACCAAATCTATGATGCTTCCAGATCATGAGCTCTTGCCCTCGACAGAAGTTAGTTTCCGAGATGATTCCAGCACTTAGGTCGATATTCGGAGAAGGCGTGGCGGGAATCCGCACGCCCACTcggagtttgattaattatgctaTACTTTGTTTCCCCAACTCTTCTGTTGAATAAGTTTCGTGGTCAACCATAAACATCTCTATTTCCTTctctttgtgtgatcaggctagAATGGGCTTCATTTCACTCGAACCAAGAGAATACTGGTTGTAGAAGCAGAGTAGTGCGTGTGTAGAGATTTCTATTTGTAAAAAGTGATTGTTTTTCTACCTCTGAGCACAAGAAACGGGATAGACGTATAAAGAAGTATTACTAATTGTTTGAACAAGAATGAATCGAACGCTCAGCTGTTTGGGGCGAAGGGTAAAGTGTCTAGGATTGTCCGCATTAATGAGCTACAGTCTGCCCTCCAAAAAGGTGATAGTTACTACAGTGTGTGGTATActataattttgttaaaatccGTGTGCATCCTGTTCTCGGACATACCCGCTTCCAAGTACAGAGCGAGATTCAGAGATTGTCATTACAGCGTGGTGTCTGCGGTGACAAAAGCATAGAGGAGACAAAGAGGAACTGCTGGTATGTGCATCTTCCAGAACTGAACATAGAGGGAGGATGACCAAGATTGAGACTTCAAGATTTTCAACACAGAATTACGGTTGCATTTGGTGTGATCTACCAATTCAACGTCAATCACATAGAAGTGAGATTAAGGAGAAATGGCGCTGATTCAGACGTTTTTTCGTCAGGAAGTGTAATTTG harbors:
- the LOC120069589 gene encoding uncharacterized protein LOC120069589; its protein translation is MEVEHVSMDFIVGLPRIVKDIHEEGGEIAWSAVSIVSDRDLVSRLTSGKVSRQLWDPVRLLVSFPTQTDGQTERLNQILEDMLRACTIEFSGSWDAHLHLMELLIITTTSPLLGCHPLRPYMGRVADPCVLDEIYMKKGGEIAWSAVSIVSDRDPRFTSNFWKSLQAALGPG